The window TAGTAGGAATCGCCTTTCCTTACTTTATAAGTTTTTGCCTTACGATTGCTCACCGTAGACGCTGTATTTGAAACTTTTAATACTTGCCCAGGCTTGATAACGCTTGCGGTTTTTAACCCATTTAGCTTTTGAATATTCTTCGCGGTAGTATTGAATTTTTTTGCAATACTTGCGACGGACTCACCTTTGCGCACCTTATATGTGGCTATTTTAGCCCTATTTTGACGCGCACTCGAAATTGCGGTGGGTTGTACTGTTTTTATCTGCTGATTTTGTTGCGCAGCTAAACGGATCGTGTTTAAAACATCTTGGTCTGACAGTGATATTTTGAATTGTTCAGCTTTCGCGGTAGGTAACATAATATAATGAGGGCCATTTGGCGATGTTATGCCACGTGTATAGCCAGAATTATATGTTTTTACCGATTCAACTGTTAGCCCAGCCAGCTCTGCTGCTTGAGATAACGTGATTTGTTGGCCGACATCAATTTGAGTGAGTGCTCTATTTTTATTACTTGTCGGTAAATTAACTTGATACTTTTCAGGGTTTTTCAATACTTGGCTAAGCGCTAAGATTTTAGGTACGTACTGTTTAGTTTCTTTTGGTAAAGAGAGTGACCAAAAATCAGTAGGTAACCCGGCAGCTTCATTTTTCTTGATAGCATTTTGTACGCAACCTTCTCCACAGTTATAGGCCGCAAGAGTGAGCTCCCAATCATGGCCGAACATAACATTTAAGTTTTCGAGAAGGTCAAAGGCTGCTTTAGTTGAAGAAACCACATCTCTGCGTTCATCAACCCATTGTGTCTGTTTTAGGCCATATGAGCGTGCCGTGATAGGAACGATTTGCCATAGGCCAGCAGCTTGTGCTGGGGAGGTCGCTTTAGGATTAAATGAGCTTTCAACAATAGGAATTAAAGCTAATTCCATA is drawn from Providencia huaxiensis and contains these coding sequences:
- the mltD gene encoding murein transglycosylase D yields the protein MKIIATLIAVVLLAGCQTAPKKIKQNKTPTNHTIETVAPHNQAASRQLPKADYDLWGYISDELKMDIPDKPQVRELANSYLDKQRFVYDVALRAEPYMYLIVDEINERNLPMELALIPIVESSFNPKATSPAQAAGLWQIVPITARSYGLKQTQWVDERRDVVSSTKAAFDLLENLNVMFGHDWELTLAAYNCGEGCVQNAIKKNEAAGLPTDFWSLSLPKETKQYVPKILALSQVLKNPEKYQVNLPTSNKNRALTQIDVGQQITLSQAAELAGLTVESVKTYNSGYTRGITSPNGPHYIMLPTAKAEQFKISLSDQDVLNTIRLAAQQNQQIKTVQPTAISSARQNRAKIATYKVRKGESVASIAKKFNTTAKNIQKLNGLKTASVIKPGQVLKVSNTASTVSNRKAKTYKVRKGDSYYSIAKRHGIKLNDLMTWNSGVKMADLKPGVTLNLYL